Proteins encoded by one window of Sorangium aterium:
- a CDS encoding SGNH/GDSL hydrolase family protein, with translation MGREIRVSSWALAGVAAAGIACGAAPAPAPSPGAAAAPAPPSEASAPAAARPPAASAPVEAAAAPTAALPPEFEVPPNTAVLHVGDSFAVAGFAQALRPRMQEHHVRYAVKAETSSYTVTWASRMELLVANYQPDLVIISLGANEVENVNPPAHAGAIRRIVKAIGGRPCVWVSPPLWRKDTGIIDVIRTNSAPCRFFDSDALVPGPLPRQKDKIHPNEVGGARWAEAFWGWLTAEHLPAGGEEGAAAPQRSPWALRPSPPEEHRSRADAPESAAHRGEQVSERRAE, from the coding sequence ATGGGCAGGGAGATCCGGGTCAGTAGTTGGGCGCTCGCCGGGGTTGCCGCGGCGGGCATCGCGTGTGGGGCCGCACCGGCGCCCGCGCCGTCCCCCGGGGCCGCGGCGGCGCCCGCGCCGCCGTCCGAGGCCTCCGCGCCGGCCGCCGCCCGTCCGCCCGCGGCCTCCGCGCCGGTCGAGGCCGCTGCCGCGCCAACGGCCGCACTGCCGCCCGAGTTCGAGGTCCCGCCCAACACGGCGGTCCTCCACGTCGGCGACTCGTTCGCGGTGGCGGGCTTCGCGCAGGCGCTCCGCCCGCGGATGCAGGAGCACCACGTGCGCTACGCGGTGAAGGCGGAGACGAGCTCGTACACGGTGACGTGGGCCTCGAGGATGGAGCTCCTTGTCGCGAACTACCAGCCGGACCTCGTGATCATCAGCCTCGGCGCCAACGAGGTGGAGAACGTCAACCCGCCGGCCCACGCCGGCGCGATCCGCCGCATCGTCAAGGCGATCGGCGGCCGCCCGTGCGTGTGGGTCTCGCCGCCGCTCTGGCGCAAGGACACCGGCATCATCGACGTGATCCGGACGAACTCGGCCCCGTGCCGCTTCTTCGACTCCGACGCGCTCGTGCCGGGCCCCCTCCCGCGCCAGAAGGACAAGATCCACCCGAACGAGGTGGGCGGCGCGCGCTGGGCCGAGGCCTTCTGGGGCTGGCTCACGGCGGAGCACCTTCCGGCCGGCGGGGAAGAAGGCGCAGCGGCGCCGCAGCGCAGCCCCTGGGCGCTCCGGCCGTCTCCGCCGGAGGAGCACCGCTCCCGCGCGGACGCCCCGGAGAGCGCGGCCCATCGGGGCGAGCAGGTGTCGGAGCGGCGGGCGGAGTGA
- a CDS encoding lysophospholipid acyltransferase family protein has protein sequence MSLQTTFMGIFDTARICFPTVVDAMIGRVTLERCDERLDWWARKVLEDADVDLVVRGRENASGARPFVVMSNHQSLFDIPVVFRAIPGRLRMIAKKELFNVPIFGQAMKAAGFIRINRSNHVQASASLQVGASMLQDGTRVWIAPEGTRSKTGALLPFKSGGFRMAIETNTPILPVAIDGTRHVLRAKNFVVQEHHRVVVTIMPPIDPAPYGAGGRNRLMRDVRAAIAGALGHDPGLIHRGAGVATSPA, from the coding sequence ATGAGCCTTCAGACGACGTTCATGGGAATCTTCGACACTGCCCGGATCTGCTTTCCGACCGTGGTGGACGCGATGATCGGGCGTGTGACCCTCGAGCGCTGCGATGAGCGGCTGGACTGGTGGGCGCGCAAGGTGCTCGAGGACGCGGACGTGGATCTGGTGGTGCGCGGGCGCGAGAACGCCTCGGGCGCGCGGCCGTTCGTTGTGATGTCGAACCACCAGAGCCTCTTCGACATCCCGGTGGTGTTCCGCGCGATCCCCGGGCGGCTCCGGATGATCGCCAAGAAAGAGCTGTTCAACGTGCCGATCTTCGGCCAGGCGATGAAGGCGGCCGGGTTCATCCGGATCAACCGGAGCAATCACGTCCAGGCCAGCGCGAGCCTGCAGGTCGGCGCGTCGATGCTGCAGGACGGGACCCGGGTCTGGATCGCGCCGGAGGGGACGCGGAGCAAGACCGGCGCGCTCCTCCCGTTCAAGAGCGGCGGGTTCCGGATGGCGATCGAGACCAACACGCCCATCCTCCCGGTGGCGATCGACGGCACGCGGCACGTGCTCCGGGCGAAGAATTTCGTGGTCCAGGAGCACCACCGGGTGGTTGTCACGATCATGCCGCCGATCGATCCGGCACCCTATGGCGCCGGGGGCCGCAACCGGTTGATGCGGGACGTGAGGGCGGCGATCGCAGGGGCGCTCGGCCACGATCCCGGGCTGATCCACCGCGGCGCGGGCGTCGCGACGTCGCCGGCGTAG
- a CDS encoding secondary thiamine-phosphate synthase enzyme YjbQ — protein sequence MTTIVQRTLEIRTNGRGFVDITREVARVVAGAGVDVGLCAVFLQHTSASLIIQENADPAVLRDLERWMSRLAPEGRDYEHDDEGPDDMPGHLRSAVTRSSEVIPISGGRLALGTWQALYVWEHRSSPHGRRVVVTVTGTTAGG from the coding sequence GTGACCACCATCGTCCAGCGCACGCTCGAGATCCGCACGAACGGCCGGGGTTTCGTCGATATCACGCGCGAGGTCGCGCGCGTCGTCGCCGGCGCGGGCGTCGACGTCGGGCTCTGCGCCGTGTTCCTGCAGCACACGTCGGCGAGCCTCATCATCCAGGAAAACGCGGATCCGGCCGTCCTCCGCGACCTGGAGCGCTGGATGTCGCGCCTGGCCCCGGAGGGCCGCGACTACGAGCACGACGACGAGGGCCCCGACGACATGCCGGGCCACCTGAGGAGCGCCGTCACCCGCTCGAGCGAGGTGATCCCGATCTCCGGCGGCCGCCTCGCGCTCGGGACCTGGCAAGCCCTGTATGTCTGGGAGCACCGTAGTTCTCCCCACGGGCGCCGCGTGGTAGTGACCGTGACCGGCACCACAGCCGGGGGTTGA